A genomic stretch from Solanum stenotomum isolate F172 chromosome 8, ASM1918654v1, whole genome shotgun sequence includes:
- the LOC125873556 gene encoding uncharacterized protein LOC125873556, which yields MSGKEEVGESLALVVYNGSASRINETGLQLYPVSEYDSGGGLPYAPVDWPNVGDKWGWRTGKRATNSGTFKDRYLYLPERFQAPKDGKKNAFRSKTSIKKFVQSEYPSMDIDQFFASFNWMIPSKQSPNSKDIGFDSDTNERTTSSGTKMQPLQSDSPFGAIICKAGNRICSSLTAENPLTGTRFCDLCCSEPGFCGDCCCILCRKLITLDYDGYSYIRCEATVVDGHICGHVSHLECALRGYMAGTVGGSINLDAEYLCRYCDSRTDLVPHALKLLNICTSVASYADIEKILNVGICILRGSQKSSAKELLHCIESINAKLMKGVSIQDAFKKEICVDSTVLPVVNKYQKHLVQTKLQYDQKIKLESLGKNMKEELFIAQPVHQLNAIQLLLGPN from the exons ATGTCAGGCAAGGAGGAGGTTGGGGAGAGTCTAGCACTTGTTGTATATAATGGGAGTGCATCTAGAATCAATGAAACTGGGCTTCAACTTTATCCAGTTTCTGAGTATGACTCTGGTGGAGGTTTACCATATGCGCCTGTGGATTGGCCAAATGTTGGTGATAAGTGGGGCTGGAGGACAGGGAAAAGAGCTACAAATTCAGGCACCTTCAAAGATAGATATTTGTATCTTCCGGAGCGTTTTCAGGCACCGAAAGATGGAAAGAAAAATGCTTTCCGAAGTAAGACTTCAATTAAAAAGTTTGTCCAATCTGAGTATCCTAGTATGGATATCGACCAATTCTTTGCCTCATTCAATTGGATGATTCCTTCAAAGCAGTCGCCAAACTCAAAAG aTATTGGTTTTGACTCAGATACGAATGAGAGGACTACATCTTCAGGGACAAAAATGCAGCCTTTACAGTCTGATTCTCCTTTCGGAGCCATTATTTGTAAGGCTGGTAACCGAATCTGTAGCAGTTTAACAGCAGAAAATCCTTTGACGGGCACCAGATTTTGTGATCTCTGTTGCAGTGAACCTGGTTTTTGCGGAGACTGCTGTTGTATACTTTGCCGTAAGCTTATCACTTTGGACTATGATGGGTACAGTTACATCCGATGTGAGGCTACAGTAGTTGATGGCCACATATGTGGACATGTTTCCCATCTAGAGTGTGCTCTACGAGGTTACATGGCTGGGACAGTCGGGGGAAGCATCAATTTGGATGCAGAGTATCTCTGTCGATATTGTGATTCAAGGACGGATTTGGTTCCACATGCTTTGAAGCTTTTAAACATTTGCACATCTGTTGCTTCTTATGCTGACATCGAAAAGATTTTGAATGTTGGCATTTGTATTTTGCGTGGCTCACAAAAAAGTAGTGCAAAAGAGTTGTTGCATTGTATTGAATCAATCAATGCAAAG CTTATGAAAGGAGTCAGCATTCAAGATGCATTCAAAAAGGAAATCTGTGTGGATAGCACTG TGCTTCCTGTTGTCAACAAATACCAAAAACACTTGGTGCAAACTAAACTGCAATATGACCAGAAAATAAAATTGGAGAGCCTTGGAAAGAATATGAAAGAGGAATTATTTATTGCACAACCAGTGCATCAGTTAAATGCTATCCAACTGCTCCTTGGTCCTAACTAG